A DNA window from Cyanobacteriota bacterium contains the following coding sequences:
- a CDS encoding BolA/IbaG family iron-sulfur metabolism protein — MVSPEQVEAIIKSGLPDAQVQAMSPDGEHYEVIVVSSAFAGKGRVQQHQLVYKALGEVLNTGVLHAVSLKTFTPEDWAALS; from the coding sequence GTGGTCAGTCCTGAGCAAGTAGAAGCGATTATTAAGTCTGGCTTACCTGATGCTCAGGTGCAGGCTATGAGTCCAGATGGGGAGCACTATGAGGTGATTGTGGTATCGTCAGCCTTTGCGGGCAAGGGACGAGTTCAGCAGCATCAGCTTGTGTATAAGGCGCTAGGTGAGGTGCTGAATACGGGTGTCTTGCATGCCGTATCCTTAAAAACCTTTACCCCCGAAGATTGGGCTGCATTAAGTTAA
- a CDS encoding ferredoxin family protein, translating into MAHTIVTNTCEGVADCVDACPVACIHPGPGKNVKGTDWYWIDFATCIDCGICF; encoded by the coding sequence ATGGCTCATACGATCGTCACTAACACATGTGAAGGCGTTGCGGATTGTGTAGATGCCTGTCCAGTTGCGTGCATCCATCCTGGCCCTGGCAAAAATGTGAAAGGCACCGATTGGTATTGGATTGACTTTGCGACGTGTATTGATTGCGGCATTTGCTTTCA